In Vibrio crassostreae, one DNA window encodes the following:
- a CDS encoding arylsulfatase has protein sequence MFKQVLLVSAISLSSATTAAEKPNIVYLLVDNWGWGDLSVQGSTIQTPTIDDFAKEGLRLTNFNVQNQCTPTRSALHTGRLPIRTGNQKVPAPGEPDGLAQWEYTLPELLSDAGYSTALFGKWHVGASIEKLPNYQGYDYFWGTNEGTNAASYTSTPQWDPEFAETPYIWEGVKGKPADKVKLFDIPAKVILDREITERSIAHIQEKAKSGKPFFTYVGFTHFHPPFTVHDDFKNKSKAGIYADTQMEVDYNIGLILDAIRKAGIEENTLVILSGDNGAGNFPQGSALAAGEIGGGGSNGPWRGGLSTAYEGGLRTPAMIRFPGKIEAGRVSDEIVGDIDMYTTIASFAGAADLVPKDRPIDGVDQKDFFLGKPKSNRDHFVVFVGDELFAVKWRNFKMHFMAAESTHSRIEKFTFPQVFDIKNDPKEAYELLGNEGYSHTWIFDPVMKRIADLKASMHQYRNIQPGEEFKGYD, from the coding sequence ATGTTTAAACAAGTTTTGTTAGTAAGTGCAATATCGTTATCTAGCGCCACTACGGCTGCGGAAAAGCCGAATATTGTTTATCTACTGGTTGATAACTGGGGATGGGGTGATTTAAGTGTGCAGGGAAGTACAATACAGACGCCAACCATAGATGACTTTGCTAAAGAAGGTCTTAGGCTAACCAACTTTAATGTACAGAATCAATGTACTCCAACTCGCTCTGCGCTGCATACAGGTCGATTGCCGATCCGGACGGGGAATCAAAAAGTGCCTGCTCCAGGGGAACCTGACGGCCTTGCACAATGGGAGTATACACTACCAGAACTTCTTTCTGACGCAGGCTACAGTACGGCATTATTTGGTAAGTGGCATGTCGGTGCTAGTATTGAAAAACTTCCAAATTATCAAGGCTATGACTACTTCTGGGGAACGAATGAAGGGACTAACGCAGCATCTTATACCTCAACCCCCCAATGGGATCCCGAATTCGCTGAAACACCTTATATTTGGGAGGGGGTAAAAGGGAAACCTGCTGACAAGGTTAAACTTTTCGATATTCCAGCGAAGGTGATATTAGATAGAGAGATTACTGAACGCTCTATTGCCCATATTCAAGAGAAGGCGAAGTCAGGTAAGCCATTCTTTACCTACGTGGGTTTCACACATTTCCATCCCCCATTTACAGTACATGATGACTTTAAGAACAAATCTAAAGCGGGCATCTATGCTGATACTCAAATGGAGGTGGATTACAACATAGGCCTAATTTTAGATGCAATTAGAAAAGCTGGTATTGAGGAGAATACCCTTGTTATTTTGAGTGGTGACAATGGTGCTGGTAACTTTCCGCAGGGATCTGCGCTTGCTGCAGGTGAAATCGGAGGAGGCGGTTCAAATGGTCCATGGCGGGGTGGTTTAAGTACGGCTTATGAGGGAGGATTACGAACTCCAGCTATGATTCGATTCCCAGGCAAAATCGAAGCTGGTCGTGTCTCTGATGAGATCGTTGGTGATATTGATATGTACACAACGATTGCAAGCTTTGCCGGAGCTGCGGATCTAGTACCAAAAGACCGACCAATTGATGGTGTTGACCAGAAGGACTTCTTCTTAGGTAAACCGAAATCTAATCGTGATCACTTTGTTGTTTTTGTCGGTGATGAGTTGTTTGCTGTTAAGTGGCGAAACTTCAAAATGCACTTTATGGCGGCAGAATCAACGCACTCTCGAATAGAGAAGTTCACTTTCCCACAAGTCTTTGATATTAAAAACGACCCTAAAGAAGCCTATGAATTACTAGGTAACGAGGGTTACTCACATACGTGGATATTTGATCCGGTCATGAAAAGAATCGCAGATTTAAAGGCCAGCATGCATCAATACCGAAACATTCAGCCAGGTGAAGAATTTAAGGGTTACGACTAG
- a CDS encoding acetate/propionate family kinase, with amino-acid sequence MSNSFVLVINSGSSSLKFAVIDSVSGEAVLSGLGECFGLEDARMSWKYQGEKTEIAIQGEGNHHKIAIGKLVGLMEDLGFTADIVAIGHRIVHGGEKFTQTVRITEEVTNEIESLSDLAPLHNPAGAIGIRAAIEAFPSLPQFAVFDTAFHQTMPQRAFTGAIAKELYTDFGVRRYGFHGTSHYFVSREAAKMVNKPVEEASFISVHLGNGASVCAIKDGNSVDTSMGFTPLSGLMMGTRCGDLDPGIIEYLLKKGWSQEQVFNSLNKESGFLGVSGLTSDARGILEAMEEGHEGAKLAFEVFTYRVSKYIASYLATLDSLDGIIFTGGIGENSLPIRREILSNLKILGFVEDVAGNEAARFGAEGIIAKSEMLDAVAMVIPTNEEFVIAQQSVELL; translated from the coding sequence ATGTCTAATTCGTTTGTTCTGGTTATTAACTCGGGTAGTTCATCCCTAAAATTTGCTGTCATTGATTCTGTTTCTGGTGAAGCAGTATTGAGTGGCCTAGGGGAGTGTTTTGGTCTTGAAGATGCTCGCATGAGCTGGAAATATCAAGGCGAGAAAACTGAAATTGCCATTCAAGGTGAGGGTAACCACCACAAAATTGCCATTGGCAAACTAGTTGGCCTGATGGAAGATCTAGGCTTCACTGCTGATATCGTTGCTATCGGTCACCGTATCGTTCACGGCGGTGAGAAGTTCACTCAAACCGTTCGTATTACTGAAGAAGTAACGAACGAAATTGAAAGTCTATCTGACCTAGCTCCACTTCATAACCCTGCAGGTGCTATCGGCATTCGTGCTGCGATTGAAGCTTTCCCTTCTCTACCTCAATTTGCTGTATTTGATACGGCTTTCCACCAAACAATGCCACAACGTGCATTCACTGGTGCAATCGCAAAAGAACTATACACAGACTTTGGTGTTCGTCGTTACGGTTTCCACGGTACGAGCCACTACTTTGTTAGTCGTGAAGCTGCGAAGATGGTAAACAAACCAGTTGAAGAAGCGAGTTTCATCTCTGTTCACCTAGGTAACGGTGCGTCTGTATGTGCTATCAAAGACGGTAACAGTGTTGATACATCAATGGGCTTCACACCGCTTTCTGGCCTTATGATGGGCACACGTTGTGGTGACCTAGACCCAGGCATCATCGAGTACCTACTTAAGAAAGGTTGGTCGCAAGAGCAAGTCTTCAACTCTCTTAACAAGGAGTCTGGCTTCCTAGGCGTGTCTGGTCTTACGAGCGATGCTCGTGGCATTTTAGAAGCAATGGAAGAGGGTCATGAAGGTGCTAAGTTAGCATTTGAGGTGTTTACTTACCGCGTATCAAAATACATTGCTTCTTACCTTGCAACGTTAGATTCTTTAGACGGAATCATCTTCACTGGCGGTATCGGTGAGAACTCTCTACCAATTCGTCGTGAGATCCTAAGCAACCTTAAGATTTTAGGTTTTGTTGAAGATGTAGCGGGTAACGAAGCGGCTCGCTTTGGTGCTGAAGGCATCATCGCGAAGTCTGAAATGCTAGACGCTGTAGCAATGGTTATCCCAACCAATGAAGAGTTCGTGATTGCTCAACAGTCGGTAGAACTTCTGTAA